A window from Candidatus Nitrosotalea sinensis encodes these proteins:
- a CDS encoding pyridoxal-phosphate dependent enzyme gives MPIKIGGTPIVKLESLSNVKTDFYAKLEFYNPFGSVKDRAAYWMVKMAEENGLIKRGHTIIIEPTSGNTGIALAGIAKLLGYKVEIVIPEKASEETKKIIESLGATLYQTSDDLCPKVGAGTDQSIALARSIASARPDKYYSPNQYANEANFMGHYKGTGPEIWEQTQGKVTHFFTGVGTGGTITGIGAYLKEKNPSIKVIAVQPQQNHLIQGLRNFEESAKPDLFIKREKVVDDWITITNQEAFVSVKDIFVKEKMLVSPSSATVYTAMKKYDIESGCAVGIFADDGRKFKSLYTQQKIFSEEEFESALKDSKYISKVQTV, from the coding sequence ATGCCGATAAAAATTGGTGGAACACCGATTGTAAAATTAGAATCATTATCAAATGTTAAAACTGACTTTTATGCAAAACTTGAATTTTACAATCCATTTGGTTCTGTGAAAGATCGCGCAGCATACTGGATGGTAAAGATGGCAGAAGAGAACGGTCTGATAAAAAGAGGACATACTATCATCATCGAACCAACCTCTGGAAATACTGGTATTGCACTTGCTGGAATTGCCAAGCTTTTGGGATATAAAGTTGAAATTGTAATACCTGAAAAAGCAAGCGAAGAAACTAAAAAAATTATTGAATCGCTTGGAGCCACATTATATCAAACAAGTGATGATCTATGTCCCAAAGTTGGGGCAGGAACGGATCAAAGTATTGCACTTGCGCGTTCTATTGCATCTGCTAGGCCTGACAAGTATTATTCTCCAAATCAATATGCCAATGAGGCAAATTTTATGGGTCATTACAAAGGAACTGGGCCTGAAATATGGGAACAAACACAGGGCAAGGTAACACACTTTTTCACTGGTGTGGGAACTGGGGGAACCATTACAGGAATAGGAGCATATTTGAAAGAAAAAAATCCAAGCATCAAAGTCATTGCAGTACAACCACAACAAAATCATCTCATTCAAGGACTACGCAACTTTGAAGAGTCTGCCAAACCTGACTTGTTTATCAAACGAGAAAAAGTTGTTGATGATTGGATAACAATAACCAATCAAGAGGCATTTGTTTCTGTAAAAGATATTTTTGTAAAAGAAAAGATGCTTGTAAGTCCTTCCTCTGCTACTGTGTATACTGCTATGAAAAAATATGATATAGAGAGTGGTTGTGCAGTTGGAATATTTGCAGATGATGGTAGAAAATTCAAGAGTTTGTATACTCAGCAAAAAATATTTTCAGAAGAAGAGTTTGAATCTGCATTAAAGGATTCCAAATATATTTCCAAAGTACAGACTGTCTGA
- a CDS encoding sulfurtransferase TusA family protein yields the protein MSESTPTKTIDVRGMFCPEPVFRTKIEMERMAVGNILKITADDPASEEDITRWVNRNGHQLLGIKKTDKDLEFTIKKVK from the coding sequence ATTTCAGAATCTACTCCGACAAAAACTATTGATGTAAGAGGCATGTTCTGTCCAGAGCCTGTCTTTAGAACAAAGATAGAAATGGAAAGAATGGCAGTAGGAAATATTCTGAAAATTACAGCAGATGATCCTGCATCAGAAGAAGATATCACCAGATGGGTAAATAGAAATGGTCATCAATTACTTGGTATCAAAAAAACAGACAAGGATCTAGAATTTACTATTAAAAAGGTGAAATAA
- a CDS encoding PHP domain-containing protein has protein sequence MTGLKVELHCHNEFSNFQLGPKETPYDCGVSIPEQLDKAYETSLDAFFITNHNTLNGYRSILEYQENHVKYKNIKVYPGEEVTTDTGIHVLAFGLHQTIKAGQELEEILDQIKSQDAVSCAPHPFGLSNGLREKAILCDLIEVFNSNNVDRYSNIRAYNFAKTNNLIEVSGSDSHVVSTLGRCTNMIDSENKLDDILYAMKHGKITIENTGYITSREMIEHALYKIENSKEDILLYFEQNHPHMTGLCRFLINAFESNPNSIVWTTAYKIAVRLITKLSNKINFKDQDHTVLYERNLRAILPMILK, from the coding sequence TTGACTGGACTAAAAGTTGAATTACACTGCCATAATGAGTTTTCAAATTTCCAGCTTGGGCCGAAAGAAACACCATATGATTGTGGGGTATCTATACCAGAACAATTAGACAAGGCATATGAGACAAGTCTTGATGCTTTTTTTATAACAAATCATAACACTTTGAATGGTTATCGTTCTATTTTGGAATATCAAGAAAATCATGTCAAATACAAAAATATCAAGGTATACCCTGGAGAAGAAGTTACAACAGATACTGGTATTCATGTTCTTGCATTTGGACTGCACCAAACCATCAAAGCAGGACAGGAACTAGAAGAAATTCTTGACCAAATCAAATCACAAGATGCCGTATCTTGTGCCCCACATCCTTTTGGTTTGAGTAATGGCCTGAGAGAAAAAGCAATTCTGTGTGATCTAATTGAGGTCTTTAACAGTAATAATGTGGATAGGTATTCTAATATCAGAGCGTATAACTTTGCCAAGACAAATAACTTGATTGAGGTATCTGGAAGTGATTCACATGTTGTTTCAACACTTGGACGATGTACCAATATGATAGACTCTGAAAATAAACTAGATGATATCTTGTATGCCATGAAACATGGAAAGATAACAATTGAAAACACTGGATATATTACAAGTCGTGAAATGATAGAACACGCATTATACAAAATTGAAAACTCGAAAGAAGATATTTTATTGTATTTTGAACAAAATCATCCTCATATGACTGGGTTGTGTAGATTTTTGATTAATGCATTTGAATCAAATCCTAACAGTATAGTGTGGACAACTGCATACAAGATTGCGGTACGCTTGATTACAAAACTTTCAAACAAGATAAATTTCAAAGACCAGGATCATACTGTTTTGTATGAAAGAAATCTCAGAGCGATATTACCGATGATTCTAAAATGA
- the cofE gene encoding coenzyme F420-0:L-glutamate ligase, protein MSLQIIPVSILEDISFGDDLVDVLLKTKVGRSIKDGDILIFTQKIISKQEGRKINLSEINPSLLAIGIAGAYEKDPRIVQLILDETKRIVRMKNGIIISQTPQGLVCANAGVDESNVEKGFATLLPKDSDKSAQKIRRKIKAKTGKDIAVLISDTFGRPFREGQTDVAIGMSGISPIVDYKGKHDTFKRILRVTEIAIADEICSASELVRGKMSGTPIAIVRNYNFDKKNGSLDDLLRNKSLDLFR, encoded by the coding sequence ATGTCTTTACAAATAATTCCCGTATCTATTTTAGAAGATATTTCCTTTGGGGATGACTTGGTTGATGTACTGTTAAAGACCAAAGTGGGTCGCTCTATAAAAGATGGCGACATTTTGATATTTACACAAAAAATTATATCAAAACAAGAAGGCAGAAAAATCAACCTCTCTGAGATTAATCCTTCACTTTTGGCTATTGGAATTGCAGGTGCTTATGAAAAGGACCCTAGAATAGTACAACTCATACTTGATGAGACAAAAAGAATTGTACGCATGAAAAATGGTATAATCATATCTCAAACACCTCAAGGGCTTGTATGTGCAAATGCTGGTGTTGATGAAAGCAATGTAGAAAAAGGATTTGCAACATTGTTGCCAAAAGACTCTGATAAATCTGCACAAAAAATAAGGCGCAAAATAAAGGCAAAGACCGGCAAAGACATTGCTGTGTTGATATCTGATACATTTGGCAGACCATTTAGAGAGGGACAAACAGATGTGGCAATAGGAATGTCTGGAATCTCTCCTATTGTTGACTATAAAGGAAAACACGATACATTCAAGCGCATACTTCGAGTTACAGAGATTGCAATTGCAGATGAAATATGTTCTGCAAGTGAGCTAGTACGTGGGAAAATGTCTGGCACACCTATTGCAATTGTTAGAAACTATAATTTCGATAAAAAAAATGGTAGCCTTGACGATCTATTGCGAAACAAGTCGCTTGACCTATTTAGATAG
- the serB gene encoding phosphoserine phosphatase SerB, with product MLAIFDVEGVLLDAEFLPILAEKINKQDEIWAITRLGIEGKINWEEGLKKRIELLRGIDFQTCKEVSDSLKIMTGAKEACRALKAAGWKIMAVSGGFTMMTDRLKDELDLDHVFSNELIFKDGKLDGVVIDVDSDKAKSAMIKIKEWGEKKENIVVVVDGANDIKLFNICGFGVAFRAQDMVKELATVTLEEKDLSKLIGLINKHYGLKIPLQTIA from the coding sequence ATGTTAGCAATCTTTGATGTTGAAGGTGTATTACTTGATGCAGAATTTCTCCCAATACTTGCCGAAAAAATTAACAAACAAGATGAGATATGGGCTATAACAAGACTGGGCATTGAAGGTAAGATCAATTGGGAGGAGGGGTTAAAGAAGAGAATTGAATTGCTTCGTGGAATAGATTTTCAAACATGTAAGGAAGTTTCTGATTCTCTAAAGATAATGACTGGTGCTAAAGAGGCATGCAGGGCATTAAAGGCAGCTGGATGGAAAATAATGGCAGTGTCAGGTGGATTTACTATGATGACTGATAGGCTAAAAGATGAACTAGATCTTGATCATGTATTTTCTAATGAACTGATCTTCAAAGATGGTAAACTTGATGGAGTGGTAATAGATGTTGACTCGGACAAAGCCAAGTCTGCTATGATAAAAATAAAAGAATGGGGTGAAAAGAAAGAAAATATTGTTGTAGTTGTAGATGGTGCAAATGACATTAAATTATTTAACATATGTGGTTTTGGAGTTGCATTTAGGGCACAAGATATGGTGAAAGAATTGGCAACTGTAACACTTGAAGAAAAAGATCTTTCCAAACTTATTGGATTGATAAACAAACATTATGGATTAAAAATACCGTTACAAACAATCGCTTAA
- the proS gene encoding proline--tRNA ligase — MSKEIGITSKKNEDFSEWYTQVVLKAHLADYAPVKGLIVLRPYGYSIWESLKLSLDQKLKATGHENGFLPVLIPESLLSKESDHFAGFTPEVFWVTHSGETEIGDRLALRPTSEALAYSMYSKWIKSWRDLPVKINFWNTALRAEIKATKPFLRTSEFLWQEGHTVHTTREEAEKEVIEILEMYKKTVEEELAIPVITGRKSDKEKFVGAVYTTTMESIMPDGKALQMGTSHFLGQNFSKPFDVKFLDKQNVETFAWQTSWGVSWRLIGALIMIHGDDKGLVLPPRVAPIQTVIVPIYYSPSDMKLVLDKATEIKEILAKHNLRVHIDSRDEVTPGYKFHDWEMKGVPLRIEIGPKDIAKGKMVLVRRDSLKKSDLPFVDTENGIINMLNDIQQTLFENAKSLLREKTKHVTDFEIFKTEMEKGAFLHSPWCGKQECEETIKETTGADIRVIPFDAKNSDSKCIICNNASTTTAIFARSY; from the coding sequence TTGAGTAAAGAAATAGGAATTACATCTAAAAAAAATGAAGATTTTAGTGAATGGTATACCCAAGTAGTATTGAAAGCACACCTTGCCGATTATGCTCCGGTAAAAGGTTTGATTGTTTTAAGACCATATGGATATTCAATATGGGAATCACTCAAGTTATCACTTGATCAAAAATTAAAAGCAACAGGTCATGAAAACGGATTTCTTCCAGTTCTGATACCAGAATCATTACTTAGTAAAGAATCAGATCATTTTGCAGGTTTTACTCCAGAAGTATTCTGGGTTACTCATTCTGGAGAAACAGAGATAGGAGACAGACTAGCTTTGAGACCAACTTCAGAAGCATTAGCATATTCCATGTATTCAAAATGGATAAAGAGTTGGAGAGATCTTCCAGTTAAGATCAATTTTTGGAATACCGCATTAAGAGCAGAGATCAAGGCCACCAAGCCATTTTTACGAACATCAGAATTTTTATGGCAAGAAGGACATACAGTCCATACAACCAGAGAAGAAGCCGAAAAGGAGGTTATAGAAATACTTGAAATGTACAAAAAAACAGTTGAAGAAGAATTAGCCATCCCAGTAATTACAGGCAGGAAGAGTGACAAGGAGAAATTTGTAGGAGCTGTATATACTACAACAATGGAATCCATAATGCCAGATGGTAAGGCATTACAAATGGGAACATCTCATTTCTTGGGGCAGAACTTTTCAAAACCATTTGATGTGAAGTTTTTAGATAAACAGAATGTAGAGACATTTGCTTGGCAAACATCATGGGGTGTCTCATGGAGACTAATAGGAGCACTAATTATGATTCATGGTGATGACAAAGGACTAGTGCTACCACCACGAGTTGCCCCAATACAAACAGTGATTGTTCCGATATACTATTCGCCATCAGATATGAAATTAGTGTTGGACAAAGCAACTGAGATAAAAGAAATCCTCGCAAAACACAATCTTCGTGTTCACATAGACTCACGAGACGAGGTAACTCCAGGATACAAATTCCACGATTGGGAAATGAAAGGAGTTCCTTTGAGAATAGAAATAGGACCAAAAGATATTGCAAAAGGAAAAATGGTTCTTGTCAGACGAGACAGTCTTAAAAAAAGTGATTTACCATTTGTTGATACAGAAAACGGAATAATCAACATGCTAAATGACATCCAACAAACTCTTTTTGAAAATGCAAAATCCCTACTCAGAGAAAAAACAAAACATGTGACAGACTTTGAGATCTTCAAAACAGAAATGGAGAAAGGAGCTTTTCTTCATTCGCCGTGGTGCGGAAAACAAGAATGTGAGGAGACCATAAAAGAAACTACAGGTGCAGATATCAGAGTCATTCCATTTGATGCCAAAAATAGCGATTCAAAATGCATTATTTGTAACAATGCAAGTACAACAACTGCAATTTTTGCGAGAAGTTACTAG
- a CDS encoding winged helix-turn-helix domain-containing protein, producing MSGTSSYRDRIYIIKDIIITLVQYGELNQTALVSFCGLNLKKHKSILDELESNNLIQSEERRLGKRIITIYKPTARGVEFCRTILEPYETLFPRKKQDQKEI from the coding sequence GTGTCTGGAACGAGCTCATACAGAGATAGAATTTACATAATAAAGGACATTATAATTACTCTAGTCCAATATGGAGAACTAAATCAAACTGCATTGGTAAGTTTTTGCGGATTAAACTTGAAAAAACACAAATCCATACTTGATGAATTAGAATCAAATAATCTTATTCAAAGTGAAGAAAGACGTTTGGGTAAACGCATCATTACAATATACAAACCTACAGCAAGAGGAGTCGAATTTTGTAGAACAATATTAGAACCCTACGAAACATTATTTCCGAGAAAGAAACAAGATCAGAAAGAAATCTAA
- a CDS encoding cupredoxin domain-containing protein, producing MTKKQKKGSSSPVSKGLVITIAVIAVAVAGGVYYLWESATPVNVDHPVFATATNVYILAIHNDQGYAYDEQSTKTGKKAISGVNIDPSIHIPKGTLVSLHVINEDKDTGSDQDLNIDAFNVHTRHLKYFEAQTINFLADKEGTYSYYSTIHPEMKGTLTVDP from the coding sequence TTGACTAAGAAACAGAAGAAAGGAAGTTCTAGTCCAGTTTCTAAAGGTCTAGTAATAACTATTGCAGTTATCGCAGTTGCTGTGGCAGGAGGCGTCTACTATCTGTGGGAGTCTGCAACACCTGTTAATGTGGATCATCCTGTATTTGCAACCGCTACTAATGTCTACATCTTGGCAATACATAATGATCAAGGATATGCATATGATGAACAATCTACTAAGACCGGAAAGAAGGCTATATCGGGTGTCAATATTGATCCTTCAATCCATATTCCAAAAGGAACATTGGTCTCATTACATGTGATAAATGAAGACAAAGATACGGGCTCTGATCAGGATCTGAACATTGATGCCTTTAATGTTCATACAAGACATTTGAAATACTTTGAAGCACAAACAATCAATTTCCTTGCCGATAAAGAGGGCACCTATTCATATTATTCCACAATTCATCCTGAAATGAAAGGTACGCTTACAGTTGATCCATAA
- a CDS encoding S1C family serine protease, which yields MKRLETILLGVIIVLAATVVLQYSNNRILGDTSQATVQGPPGPQGPPGPPGPPGPPGTGDTSSPIVMDSTLTHIFKKTENSVVQITSRVSSVDDSVIINGQPLESQSTRLGSGFIYDKDGRIITNNHVVDGSKTVNVSFIDGNTYTAKVIGTDPGNDIAVIQIMDNFSDETLVPLTLGNSSNLDVGQQVIAIGNPFGLSDTMTTGIISQIGRLLPNENAAGFSIPDVIQVDAAINPGNSGGPLLDLNGQVVGMNTAIRTNTGDFAGIGFAVPSNTISRIVPVLIKNGNYSHPYLGISGRSLDPDVSLANGLARNFKGVIVESIVKGGPADKAGITPATPDQNNILHGGDIITAIDGHQVRTIYDVIAYLDEQKNVGDKVVLTVFREGKSVDLTATLGARPTPSS from the coding sequence ATGAAACGATTAGAAACAATACTCTTGGGAGTCATAATTGTACTTGCTGCCACAGTAGTGTTGCAATACAGTAACAACAGAATATTAGGAGACACATCACAGGCAACTGTTCAAGGACCGCCTGGTCCACAGGGCCCACCAGGACCTCCCGGCCCACCAGGACCGCCTGGAACAGGAGACACATCTAGCCCCATCGTGATGGACTCTACTCTTACACATATCTTCAAAAAGACTGAAAATTCTGTTGTTCAAATAACAAGTAGAGTATCTTCAGTTGATGACAGTGTCATAATCAACGGTCAGCCATTAGAAAGCCAATCTACAAGATTAGGCTCAGGTTTCATCTATGACAAAGATGGGAGAATAATTACCAATAATCACGTAGTTGATGGTTCAAAGACAGTCAACGTTTCATTTATAGATGGTAATACATATACTGCAAAAGTCATAGGCACTGACCCAGGAAATGACATTGCAGTAATACAGATAATGGATAACTTTTCAGATGAGACACTTGTTCCTTTAACTCTGGGCAATTCATCAAACCTAGATGTAGGCCAACAAGTCATAGCAATTGGCAATCCCTTTGGACTAAGTGACACCATGACAACAGGAATAATTAGTCAAATAGGTAGATTACTTCCAAATGAAAATGCGGCTGGATTTTCAATACCTGATGTTATACAAGTCGATGCAGCCATAAATCCAGGAAATTCAGGAGGACCACTACTAGACTTGAATGGTCAAGTAGTAGGAATGAATACCGCAATAAGGACAAACACTGGTGATTTTGCAGGCATTGGATTTGCAGTACCATCAAATACCATCAGCAGAATAGTTCCAGTATTAATTAAAAATGGAAATTATTCACATCCATATCTAGGGATATCAGGAAGAAGTCTTGATCCAGATGTATCCCTTGCAAATGGACTTGCTAGAAACTTCAAAGGAGTAATTGTAGAAAGTATAGTAAAAGGAGGACCTGCAGACAAGGCAGGAATTACGCCAGCAACTCCAGATCAAAATAACATACTACATGGAGGAGACATTATCACGGCAATAGATGGTCATCAAGTAAGAACAATTTATGATGTCATTGCATACCTAGATGAACAGAAGAACGTAGGAGACAAGGTGGTGTTGACAGTATTCAGGGAAGGAAAATCAGTTGATCTAACAGCCACACTCGGTGCAAGACCCACACCATCATCATAG
- a CDS encoding DNA-3-methyladenine glycosylase, with amino-acid sequence MTVIPRSFYGCDTVDVAKKLLGKILVRQINGEMISGIIVETEAYRYKDDEASHTYRGMTKRNRAMFGQVGKAYVYFTYGMHYCVNAVARSPDYEAGAVLLRSLVPQQGIDFMMRQRSTSDISNLTNGPAKLTQALNVTIHEYGEDLTKQSGLYIIEGLKIKKSDIVSGPRIGIKKATDKMWNFKLRTDVLSKL; translated from the coding sequence ATGACTGTAATACCACGCTCGTTTTATGGCTGTGACACAGTTGATGTTGCAAAAAAATTGCTTGGTAAAATTCTAGTCAGGCAAATAAATGGTGAGATGATATCCGGGATTATTGTTGAAACTGAAGCGTATCGATACAAAGATGATGAAGCCAGTCATACTTATCGTGGGATGACTAAGAGAAATAGGGCCATGTTTGGTCAAGTAGGAAAAGCCTATGTCTATTTTACGTATGGGATGCATTATTGTGTAAACGCTGTTGCACGAAGCCCTGATTATGAAGCAGGTGCGGTATTACTGCGCTCTCTTGTGCCTCAACAAGGGATTGATTTTATGATGCGACAGCGTAGCACATCTGATATTTCTAATCTTACTAATGGGCCTGCAAAATTGACTCAGGCTTTGAATGTCACAATACATGAGTATGGAGAAGATCTGACCAAACAATCTGGATTGTACATTATTGAGGGACTGAAAATTAAAAAATCTGATATTGTGTCTGGACCTAGAATTGGGATAAAAAAAGCGACTGACAAAATGTGGAATTTCAAACTCAGAACGGATGTTCTTTCAAAACTATGA
- a CDS encoding uracil-DNA glycosylase yields the protein MVISCTNCDLCKSRTNAVPGIGNEESDVIFVGEAPGRNEDLQGKPFVGTAGQILSEALEYAGFSRDEVYITNVVKCRPPNNRQPQAEERSSCKPYLSKELEIINPKIICILGNTAYNSLLDGSAITKNRGKVIKNKDKLYFVTVHPAAVIYNPSLRQVLKDDFVSLAGILDKLRKGINVEYSK from the coding sequence ATGGTTATTTCTTGTACTAATTGTGATCTCTGTAAATCAAGGACCAATGCTGTACCTGGAATTGGAAACGAAGAATCGGATGTTATTTTTGTTGGAGAAGCACCAGGTAGAAATGAAGATCTTCAAGGAAAACCGTTTGTGGGAACTGCAGGACAAATTCTTTCAGAGGCTCTTGAATATGCGGGATTTTCACGCGATGAAGTTTATATCACAAATGTTGTAAAATGCAGACCGCCAAACAACAGACAACCACAGGCAGAAGAAAGATCATCCTGTAAACCATATCTCTCAAAAGAACTAGAAATAATAAACCCAAAAATAATATGCATCTTGGGAAATACTGCCTATAATTCGTTACTTGATGGTAGCGCTATAACTAAAAATCGTGGTAAGGTTATAAAAAATAAAGACAAGTTGTATTTTGTGACAGTTCATCCAGCCGCTGTGATATACAATCCTTCTCTAAGGCAAGTGTTAAAAGATGATTTTGTTTCTCTTGCAGGTATCTTGGATAAACTAAGAAAGGGCATCAATGTAGAATATTCTAAATGA
- a CDS encoding TldD/PmbA family protein: protein MTKTSLEDYADKAITIALDAGSEYCDIRSEFIQTTGFIIENGIVESFTSSNDSGLGIRVLVDGAWGFYSMSQPTSFDMVKENIVKIVKTAKHYSENKKHKVKLAEVKSFTDYVKSPLQVEPSIEEMMKIGIDADNIIRTRKNIVKSTVSMRHDKFQKYFVNTDGSKITHVFDDVLVNMSATAHYGGLTESVNTTEGGRGGMEMITGKNDICDDANSISEKAVALLDAKTVKEEKATVVMNPDFVALLTHEILGHPSEADRVLGKEMAWAGGAWWTGKLGTEIGPKELNVFDDPTLPSNLGWYKYDDEGVPANKKTLVEEGILCNHMHSRETAALFDTAPNSSMRATNYSFMPLIRMACTCISPGTWSPDEMIKDVKDGFLICNMKIPSIDMLRYNWSISCQYAIKIKNGELGQLLRDVVVMGNSPEFFQSIDACGTDFKTRPIDNCGKGDPMQIMRMGNGGPHLRGKSTVKSVMI from the coding sequence TTGACTAAAACATCTCTAGAAGACTATGCTGATAAAGCAATCACAATAGCACTTGATGCAGGTTCAGAATACTGTGATATAAGATCTGAGTTTATACAAACAACCGGTTTTATAATTGAAAACGGAATAGTAGAAAGTTTCACATCTTCAAATGATTCTGGTCTTGGGATTAGAGTGTTGGTTGACGGTGCATGGGGATTTTACTCCATGTCTCAACCCACTTCGTTTGATATGGTGAAAGAAAACATAGTAAAAATTGTAAAAACTGCAAAGCACTATTCTGAAAATAAAAAACATAAAGTAAAACTTGCTGAAGTCAAATCATTTACTGATTATGTGAAATCTCCTCTGCAGGTTGAGCCTAGCATTGAAGAGATGATGAAAATTGGAATTGATGCAGATAATATAATTCGGACCAGAAAAAATATAGTTAAATCCACTGTATCGATGCGACACGATAAATTTCAAAAATATTTTGTAAACACAGATGGTTCCAAGATAACACATGTTTTTGATGATGTGCTTGTAAATATGTCTGCAACTGCACATTATGGTGGACTCACAGAATCGGTAAATACCACTGAGGGTGGTAGAGGTGGAATGGAAATGATAACTGGTAAAAATGATATTTGTGATGATGCTAACTCTATATCTGAAAAAGCAGTTGCTCTGCTTGATGCTAAGACAGTCAAAGAGGAAAAAGCAACAGTAGTTATGAATCCTGATTTTGTGGCATTACTTACTCATGAAATACTTGGTCATCCTTCAGAAGCTGACAGAGTACTGGGAAAAGAAATGGCTTGGGCTGGAGGTGCTTGGTGGACGGGAAAACTTGGTACCGAGATAGGTCCAAAAGAACTCAATGTGTTTGATGATCCTACTTTGCCATCAAATCTTGGTTGGTACAAATATGATGATGAAGGAGTTCCTGCTAATAAAAAAACACTTGTTGAGGAAGGCATACTGTGTAATCATATGCATAGTAGAGAAACTGCTGCATTATTTGATACTGCTCCAAATTCTTCTATGAGAGCAACTAATTATTCATTTATGCCTCTCATAAGAATGGCTTGTACGTGTATTTCTCCTGGTACTTGGAGTCCGGATGAGATGATAAAAGATGTAAAAGATGGATTTTTGATTTGTAACATGAAGATCCCGTCAATAGACATGTTGAGATACAATTGGAGTATTTCGTGTCAATATGCTATTAAAATCAAAAATGGCGAACTGGGCCAACTGTTGAGAGATGTTGTTGTAATGGGTAACTCTCCGGAATTCTTTCAATCTATTGATGCATGTGGAACTGATTTCAAAACAAGGCCCATCGACAATTGTGGAAAAGGAGACCCAATGCAAATAATGAGAATGGGTAATGGTGGACCACACCTACGTGGAAAATCAACTGTAAAGAGTGTGATGATTTGA